The proteins below are encoded in one region of Serratia symbiotica:
- the lysA gene encoding diaminopimelate decarboxylase — protein sequence MPCPLNDNSTALNAANLLALPPRFGCPVWAYDADIIRQRIAQLRHFDVIRFAQKACSNIHILRLMREQGVKVDSVSLGEIERALQAGFQPGGASCEMVFTADVLDQATLVRVSELNIPVNAGSSDMLDQLGPVSAGHPVWLRINPGFGHGHSQKTNTGGENSKHGIWYADLPQAVAKIQHYGMKLIGVHMHIGSGVDYQHLERVCDAMVQQVIALGQDISAISAGGGLSIPYQYGKEAIDTEHYFGLWNSARERIAAHLGHPVHLEIEPGRFLMAEAGVLVAEVRAVKDMGSRHFVLVDAGFNDLMRPAMYGSYHHISLLPADGRELAQQPLRETVIAGPLCESGDVFTQQAGGGVETRSLPPVKVGDYLVFHDTGAYGASMSSNYNSRPLLPEVLFENGVPCLIRRRQTIEELIALEQV from the coding sequence ATGCCTTGCCCGTTAAATGACAACAGTACAGCCCTGAACGCCGCCAACCTGCTGGCTTTACCGCCGCGTTTTGGTTGCCCGGTCTGGGCCTATGATGCGGATATCATCCGCCAACGCATCGCTCAGTTGCGTCATTTTGACGTGATTCGCTTTGCTCAGAAAGCATGTTCGAACATCCATATTTTGCGCCTGATGCGTGAACAGGGCGTGAAGGTGGACTCGGTATCGCTAGGGGAAATTGAACGTGCGTTGCAGGCTGGTTTTCAACCGGGCGGTGCATCGTGTGAGATGGTGTTTACTGCCGATGTGCTGGATCAGGCTACGTTGGTGCGCGTCAGTGAGTTGAACATCCCGGTAAACGCTGGCTCCAGTGATATGCTGGATCAGCTTGGTCCGGTTTCCGCTGGGCATCCGGTGTGGTTGCGTATCAACCCAGGCTTTGGTCACGGACACAGCCAGAAAACCAATACCGGCGGTGAAAACAGTAAGCACGGCATTTGGTATGCCGATTTGCCGCAAGCGGTGGCAAAAATCCAACACTATGGCATGAAATTGATCGGCGTGCATATGCACATCGGTTCAGGCGTTGATTATCAGCATCTGGAGCGCGTCTGTGATGCGATGGTGCAACAAGTGATCGCACTCGGTCAGGATATCAGTGCCATTTCTGCTGGGGGAGGATTGTCGATTCCTTACCAGTATGGAAAAGAAGCGATTGATACTGAACACTATTTTGGCTTGTGGAACAGCGCCCGCGAGCGTATTGCTGCCCATCTGGGCCATCCGGTGCATCTGGAAATTGAGCCGGGGCGTTTTCTGATGGCTGAGGCCGGGGTGCTGGTGGCTGAGGTGCGCGCGGTGAAGGACATGGGTAGCCGACACTTTGTGCTGGTGGACGCCGGGTTTAACGATTTGATGCGCCCGGCGATGTATGGCAGTTATCACCATATCTCCCTGCTGCCAGCAGATGGCCGGGAGTTGGCACAGCAACCGCTGCGCGAAACGGTGATCGCTGGCCCGCTGTGCGAATCCGGGGATGTATTTACCCAGCAGGCAGGGGGCGGCGTGGAAACCCGCTCACTGCCGCCGGTGAAAGTGGGCGATTATCTGGTGTTTCATGACACCGGGGCATACGGCGCATCGATGTCCTCCAACTACAACAGCCGACCGCTGCTGCCGGAAGTGCTGTTCGAGAACGGGGTGCCGTGCCTGATCCGCCGCCGCCAGACCATCGAAGAATTGATCGCGCTGGAACAGGTTTGA
- a CDS encoding LysR family transcriptional regulator has protein sequence MHAITLRQIEIFRAVMTTGNLTEAAMLLHTSQPTVSRELAHFEKRMQLQLFARVRGRLSPTMEGLRLFEEVQRSYYGLDRIVNAAASIRQFQQAQLSITCLPVFCQSLLPAVCKPFIERYPEVSFSIIPQESPLLEEWLSAQRYDLGLTENRLTPAGTERMTLMTLNEVCVLPAGHPLLAREMLTPQDFAGQNYISLSSADSYRQLLDTLFNEQGVDRRLIMETHNAASVCAMVKAGVGLSIINPLTALDYASSGVHLRPFSIDVPFTVSLIRPRHRPSSTLVTAFIEHLHQQAERLPARLTAFISR, from the coding sequence ATGCACGCGATAACCCTACGCCAAATTGAAATTTTCCGAGCGGTGATGACCACCGGCAACCTGACCGAGGCGGCAATGCTGCTGCACACCTCGCAGCCTACCGTCAGCCGCGAGCTGGCACACTTTGAAAAACGGATGCAGCTACAGCTATTCGCTCGGGTGCGCGGTCGATTGTCTCCCACAATGGAAGGGCTGCGGCTGTTTGAAGAGGTGCAGCGCTCCTATTACGGTCTCGATCGCATCGTCAATGCCGCCGCCAGCATCCGGCAGTTTCAACAAGCACAACTCTCGATAACCTGCCTACCGGTATTCTGCCAATCGCTGCTGCCAGCCGTGTGCAAACCCTTTATTGAGCGTTATCCAGAAGTCAGCTTCAGCATTATTCCGCAAGAGTCGCCACTGCTGGAAGAGTGGCTGTCGGCTCAGCGTTATGATTTGGGGTTAACGGAAAATAGGCTGACCCCAGCTGGCACCGAGCGGATGACGTTAATGACATTGAACGAGGTGTGCGTACTGCCTGCCGGGCATCCACTGTTGGCCAGAGAGATGCTGACACCACAGGATTTTGCCGGCCAGAACTATATCAGCCTGTCAAGCGCCGACAGTTACCGTCAGTTACTCGATACGTTGTTTAATGAGCAAGGGGTCGATCGCCGCCTGATAATGGAAACCCATAACGCTGCATCAGTCTGCGCGATGGTAAAAGCTGGGGTTGGACTATCGATTATCAATCCGTTGACGGCGCTCGACTACGCCAGCAGCGGCGTGCACCTGCGACCATTCAGCATCGATGTACCCTTTACCGTCAGCCTCATCCGTCCACGGCATCGCCCCTCATCAACCCTGGTCACGGCATTTATTGAACATTTACACCAACAGGCAGAGAGGTTGCCCGCCCGTCTGACGGCGTTTATCAGCCGCTGA
- a CDS encoding MBL fold metallo-hydrolase gives MFKKLLLTLLFTGFTALNACDVEAHALSMEVFNPGEKSIFPVSSEIISGKHEVALIDAQFQRDDAEELVKKIKATGKKLTTVYISHSDPDFYFGLDVIKAAFPDAKIIASPSTIKDINATKDGKLAYWGPILKDNAPKLLVIPEPLHGDSFTIDSQTVEVRGLFGPTPDRTFVWVPALKAVVGGVAVAGDNIHPWVADNQTVISREYWRHQLRDIKTLNPRVVIPGHFLPGAALTLKSVNFTQKYLTTLEAELPRTKGAAALTTAMEKRYPKLKDKPSLEISAKVLKGEMKWPQ, from the coding sequence ATGTTTAAGAAACTATTGCTGACCCTGCTCTTCACCGGCTTTACCGCCCTGAACGCTTGCGATGTAGAGGCCCATGCCCTAAGTATGGAGGTGTTTAACCCTGGCGAAAAAAGCATATTCCCAGTTTCTTCCGAAATTATCAGCGGCAAACACGAGGTGGCGTTGATTGACGCCCAGTTCCAGCGCGATGATGCCGAAGAACTGGTGAAAAAGATCAAAGCCACCGGAAAAAAACTGACTACGGTTTACATCAGCCATTCCGACCCGGATTTCTACTTCGGTTTGGACGTGATTAAAGCCGCTTTCCCGGACGCGAAAATTATCGCTTCTCCGAGTACCATTAAAGACATCAACGCCACTAAAGACGGCAAACTGGCCTACTGGGGGCCAATCCTTAAAGACAACGCGCCAAAATTGCTGGTGATACCAGAACCGTTGCATGGCGACAGCTTTACCATTGACAGCCAGACAGTGGAAGTGAGAGGTCTGTTTGGCCCAACGCCTGATCGCACCTTCGTGTGGGTCCCAGCACTGAAAGCGGTTGTGGGCGGTGTGGCGGTAGCGGGCGACAACATTCATCCATGGGTTGCCGATAACCAGACGGTGATTTCCCGCGAGTACTGGCGGCACCAGCTACGGGACATCAAGACATTGAACCCCCGTGTCGTTATACCGGGTCACTTCCTGCCGGGTGCAGCCCTGACGTTGAAATCAGTTAACTTCACGCAAAAATACCTCACCACGCTGGAGGCCGAGCTGCCGAGGACGAAGGGTGCCGCCGCATTGACCACAGCAATGGAAAAACGCTATCCAAAACTGAAGGATAAGCCAAGCCTGGAAATAAGCGCGAAAGTATTGAAAGGCGAAATGAAGTGGCCACAATAA
- the actS gene encoding amidase activator ActS produces MCLALGLLLTGCSGKSRFSRDYDKLPKGSYSGKSYTVKRGDTLYYIAWITDNEVSDLARINKIPAPYNLDVGQKLRLSGGVTSKTATNRRKNSTSGTLLAKLPSPGASRCWRWPTNGKVVQNYSSADGGNKGIDIAGVRGQPIYTAAKGKVVYVGNQLRGYGNLIMIKHGEDFITAYAHNDTTVVRNGQDVKAGQKIGTMGSSGTHSVFLHFQIRYRATALDPQSYLPPRGSPPSC; encoded by the coding sequence ATGTGTTTGGCATTGGGCCTACTGCTGACCGGGTGTTCCGGTAAGAGCCGTTTCAGCCGCGATTACGACAAATTGCCGAAGGGCAGCTACAGCGGCAAATCCTATACCGTTAAACGGGGCGATACGCTGTATTACATCGCTTGGATCACTGACAACGAAGTCAGTGATCTGGCCAGAATCAACAAAATACCTGCGCCCTACAATCTGGATGTGGGGCAAAAGTTGCGCCTGAGTGGCGGTGTGACAAGCAAAACGGCAACAAATCGCCGCAAAAATAGCACTTCCGGTACGCTGCTGGCTAAATTGCCGTCGCCGGGTGCCTCTCGTTGCTGGCGTTGGCCAACCAATGGCAAAGTGGTGCAGAACTACTCCAGTGCAGATGGCGGTAACAAGGGCATTGATATTGCTGGAGTACGTGGTCAGCCTATTTACACCGCCGCCAAGGGTAAGGTGGTGTATGTCGGTAACCAACTGCGTGGCTATGGCAACCTGATCATGATTAAGCACGGCGAGGATTTTATCACCGCCTATGCCCATAACGACACCACAGTGGTACGCAATGGTCAGGATGTGAAGGCAGGGCAGAAGATTGGCACTATGGGTAGCAGTGGGACTCATTCGGTGTTCTTGCATTTCCAAATCCGCTATCGTGCTACCGCACTCGATCCGCAGAGTTATCTGCCACCACGCGGTTCCCCGCCATCCTGTTAA
- a CDS encoding HdeD family acid-resistance protein, translated as MLNLDRNNLPLLSAEILKKQRTLLLIIAFLLLVGGILCLVTPFASGATLSIAIGILLILSGIALIIGMIANRAQNTWPMIGGILLGLAYLIIGYVFITSPMAGILVLAVYLAVLFTLGGIARLVAGYTRRGLPSNWLLFVIGVLDLIIAWMLVGSGPIASVTLVTTIVGIEMLISSFGLFQAANLFKRS; from the coding sequence ATGCTAAATCTAGACCGTAATAATTTACCCTTACTGAGTGCAGAAATCCTCAAAAAGCAGCGTACCCTACTGCTGATCATCGCTTTCTTGCTGCTGGTGGGCGGCATCCTGTGTTTGGTTACCCCCTTTGCCTCCGGCGCAACACTGAGCATCGCCATCGGCATCCTGCTGATACTGAGTGGCATAGCACTGATTATCGGCATGATCGCCAACCGGGCGCAAAACACTTGGCCGATGATCGGCGGCATTCTATTGGGCCTGGCTTACCTGATTATCGGTTACGTATTCATCACCAGCCCAATGGCCGGTATTCTGGTGCTGGCGGTCTACCTCGCCGTACTATTTACGCTCGGTGGCATTGCGCGCTTGGTGGCGGGTTACACCCGCCGTGGGCTACCCAGTAACTGGCTGCTGTTTGTGATTGGCGTACTAGATTTGATCATCGCCTGGATGCTGGTCGGTTCGGGGCCAATAGCTTCAGTCACCCTGGTGACGACAATTGTCGGCATTGAAATGTTGATCAGTTCCTTCGGGCTGTTCCAAGCTGCTAACCTATTTAAACGCAGTTGA
- a CDS encoding acyltransferase family protein, with product MLFQEEEGKVDKQRNISLDIIKVVMAYCVVLLHQSAFYMVHHSADEIEAPAIRFILENGLFRIAVPFFLVVSGYFFVKINNFSGFVKWCLRVGKLYVFWSLCYMLLCYYFNKFPAHWTDFIFGYMHLWYLLGTLLGGTLLWFMRKVTIRNLLLVAFLIYFLGLIIQEVSLCNFIKGPVGIYLSSTPVARNFFFFCFPIMSLGYAISKTNYDGKYHKNGIMLILALVLVACESYAQYIFVGYKSIDVMLMTPIAAALLFIYFKNMDITINSNYKLLVPLFSTAIYLGHWAVLLFLQDVDFFTQIIIVTILSLILVFLHRWVKFIL from the coding sequence ATGTTATTCCAAGAAGAAGAAGGGAAAGTGGATAAGCAACGGAATATCTCCTTAGATATCATCAAGGTAGTAATGGCTTACTGTGTGGTGCTGCTTCATCAATCAGCTTTTTATATGGTGCACCATTCAGCTGATGAAATAGAAGCACCAGCAATAAGATTTATATTAGAAAATGGTTTATTTCGTATTGCTGTTCCCTTCTTTCTTGTCGTAAGCGGTTATTTTTTTGTAAAAATAAATAATTTCAGCGGCTTTGTAAAGTGGTGTCTCCGCGTAGGTAAACTTTATGTATTCTGGTCATTATGTTATATGTTGTTATGTTATTATTTTAATAAATTCCCTGCGCATTGGACTGATTTCATTTTTGGATATATGCATCTTTGGTACTTGTTGGGTACACTCCTCGGCGGAACACTCCTATGGTTTATGCGGAAAGTAACAATACGAAACTTGCTCCTGGTAGCTTTTTTAATTTACTTTCTTGGGTTGATAATACAAGAAGTGAGTTTATGTAACTTTATTAAAGGCCCTGTTGGAATATACTTATCTTCTACACCTGTTGCTAGAAACTTCTTTTTCTTTTGTTTTCCTATCATGTCATTGGGTTATGCGATATCAAAAACCAATTATGACGGAAAGTACCATAAAAATGGAATTATGTTGATATTGGCATTGGTGCTAGTTGCCTGTGAAAGTTATGCACAATATATTTTTGTTGGTTATAAAAGTATAGACGTGATGCTGATGACGCCAATAGCTGCCGCTCTATTATTTATTTATTTCAAAAACATGGATATTACTATTAACTCCAATTACAAATTATTGGTGCCGCTATTTTCTACGGCTATTTACCTTGGGCATTGGGCTGTTTTATTATTTTTGCAAGACGTAGATTTTTTTACGCAGATCATCATCGTCACGATACTCTCGTTAATATTAGTGTTTCTCCATCGATGGGTCAAATTCATTCTTTAG
- a CDS encoding acyltransferase family protein gives MKEIKSLTGVRGIAAVYVVIYHIINPSESYFINNGYLGVDIFFVLSGYVLSYTHLQDFSSYFSIKKYFNFITSRFIRVWPLYFFWLIAMMILYMIMDVKFTFIETLSNLLLIQNWGLTKPILVVSWSLSIEIILYLILPFALYTLCNKFKLSLILFLSSISAIILLAYSDSEFFWGGQPERRGGLDYAYYHGFGTILRAFSDFYLGIFAFKIVHGKFSRIKKIKYHMVFDFVIFLWILFILSKNQPALIALTWPLLVGYITIENTLFYKILGGKVVRHLGVISYSIYLSHPFLVIFLDHYFHFGIINSQVRIKPYQAVLILSLVYLLALFSYYTIEKNIKTIIKKSPLSSN, from the coding sequence GTGAAAGAAATAAAGTCTTTAACTGGAGTTCGAGGAATAGCAGCAGTCTACGTTGTTATTTACCACATAATAAACCCAAGTGAAAGTTACTTTATTAACAACGGATATCTTGGTGTAGATATATTCTTTGTTCTTAGTGGATATGTGTTATCTTACACACACCTCCAAGATTTTTCATCTTACTTTTCAATAAAAAAATATTTCAATTTCATAACATCAAGGTTTATAAGGGTCTGGCCTTTGTATTTTTTCTGGCTGATTGCGATGATGATACTGTACATGATTATGGATGTTAAATTCACCTTTATTGAAACGTTAAGTAATTTACTACTTATACAAAACTGGGGATTAACGAAACCCATACTTGTCGTTTCATGGTCTCTAAGCATTGAAATAATACTGTATTTAATACTTCCATTTGCGCTCTATACACTATGCAATAAATTTAAGTTATCACTGATTCTCTTTCTTTCTTCGATAAGTGCTATCATACTCTTAGCTTATTCTGATAGTGAATTCTTCTGGGGGGGACAACCAGAACGTCGCGGTGGTTTAGATTACGCTTATTACCATGGATTTGGCACAATATTACGTGCTTTCTCAGATTTTTATTTAGGGATTTTTGCATTCAAAATAGTACATGGGAAATTTTCCCGGATAAAAAAGATCAAATACCATATGGTTTTTGACTTCGTTATTTTTTTATGGATTTTATTTATTCTAAGTAAAAATCAGCCTGCATTAATTGCGCTAACATGGCCCTTACTTGTTGGTTACATCACGATTGAGAACACACTTTTCTATAAAATATTAGGAGGAAAGGTGGTGAGGCACTTGGGTGTCATCTCATATTCAATCTATCTTTCCCATCCTTTCTTAGTGATATTTCTAGATCACTATTTTCATTTTGGCATTATTAACAGCCAGGTCAGAATTAAACCTTACCAAGCTGTATTGATACTCTCCTTAGTCTACCTTTTGGCATTATTTTCCTATTATACAATAGAGAAAAATATAAAGACAATAATTAAAAAATCACCTTTAAGTAGCAATTAG
- a CDS encoding SDR family oxidoreductase, which yields MMNSITEKVVVITGASSGLGEATARLLSERGAKVVLAARRADRLENLAKDIKKAGGEALTVITDVAKRDDMENLIRSAEEKFGRVDVLVNNAGVMSMAAMSKRKVEEWDLMIDVNIKGVLYGIAAVLPGMLNNKSGHIINLSSVAGLRVFAGVGTVYSATKFAVKAISEGLRAEVGASGVKVTTLYPGAVASELVNGSSDAEASSAMKAFYENYEISADSIARAIAYAVEQPDDVSINEITLRPTSQEF from the coding sequence ATGATGAATTCAATTACAGAAAAAGTCGTAGTAATAACAGGAGCATCCAGTGGTCTCGGCGAGGCTACAGCTCGTCTTCTGTCAGAGCGTGGAGCTAAAGTCGTTCTAGCGGCTCGTAGAGCAGACAGGCTGGAAAATCTGGCCAAGGATATTAAGAAGGCAGGGGGTGAGGCATTAACGGTCATCACGGATGTTGCAAAGCGCGATGACATGGAAAATCTTATTCGGTCTGCTGAGGAAAAATTTGGGCGAGTTGATGTTCTCGTTAACAATGCTGGCGTTATGTCAATGGCTGCGATGTCTAAGCGAAAAGTAGAAGAATGGGATTTAATGATAGATGTGAACATTAAAGGTGTACTGTATGGTATTGCCGCTGTACTTCCAGGTATGTTGAATAATAAAAGTGGGCACATTATCAACTTGTCATCTGTTGCCGGGTTACGGGTATTTGCAGGCGTTGGTACAGTTTACAGTGCAACTAAATTTGCGGTTAAGGCCATCAGCGAGGGGCTGCGAGCTGAAGTGGGTGCTTCAGGAGTAAAAGTTACAACACTTTATCCAGGCGCTGTGGCATCCGAGTTGGTCAATGGTAGTAGTGATGCAGAAGCCAGTTCTGCAATGAAGGCTTTTTACGAAAATTATGAAATTTCGGCAGATTCTATTGCAAGAGCAATCGCCTATGCAGTGGAACAACCTGATGATGTGTCGATCAATGAAATAACGCTTCGACCGACTTCTCAGGAGTTTTAA
- a CDS encoding DUF4158 domain-containing protein — protein sequence MLFTRSWLSNEKPGLLFDLVINWLLQNKILLPGVTTLTRLISEIREKSADRFWSRLS from the coding sequence TTGCTATTCACCCGCAGCTGGCTCAGCAACGAAAAACCGGGCCTGCTGTTCGATCTGGTAATCAACTGGCTTCTGCAAAATAAAATACTGTTGCCGGGTGTCACCACGCTAACCCGTCTGATATCCGAAATACGTGAAAAATCAGCAGACAGGTTCTGGTCTCGTCTGTCCTGA
- a CDS encoding type B 50S ribosomal protein L31 has product MKAGIHPDYHIVVFHDLSANTYFKVGSTIKTDRTIELNGENWPYVTIDVSSASPPYYTGKQKAFSKEGSTARFQQRFGRFIGSNK; this is encoded by the coding sequence ATGAAAGCAGGCATCCATCCTGACTACCATATCGTAGTGTTCCACGATCTCAGTGCCAATACCTATTTCAAAGTGGGATCTACCATCAAAACTGATCGTACCATTGAGCTGAATGGCGAAAACTGGCCGTATGTCACCATTGATGTCTCTTCCGCTTCGCCCCCCTATTATACTGGTAAGCAGAAAGCATTTTCCAAAGAAGGCAGTACGGCGCGCTTCCAGCAGCGTTTTGGCCGCTTTATCGGCAGCAATAAGTAA
- the ykgO gene encoding type B 50S ribosomal protein L36, with product MKVLSSLRSAKNRHPDCKVVRRHGRIYVICKSNPRFKAVQGRKKKH from the coding sequence ATGAAAGTTTTGAGTTCATTACGCTCAGCGAAGAATCGCCACCCAGATTGTAAAGTCGTGCGCCGTCATGGCCGTATCTATGTGATCTGTAAAAGCAACCCGCGTTTCAAAGCGGTACAAGGACGTAAGAAAAAACATTAA
- a CDS encoding metal ABC transporter substrate-binding protein, translating into MKRLPILLAVAVLLSSPLAMAKTVNAVASFSILSDIVKQVGGEHVKVSTLVRPGGDPHSFEPSPQDSKLLSQADVVFVSGLGLEGWLDRLVSASGYQGRVIIASQGTDTRQMEENGKKMTDPHAWNSMKNGVQYATNVMNALIAADPQDANYFRQRGTEYIQQLQKLDLWAKTQFAAVPPEKRKVLTSHDAFGYFGHEYGVTFLAPVGFSTEAEASASDVASLIKQIKQEKVSAYFIENQTDSRLVKQIAVATGAKAGGELYPEALSSAHGPAATYVQAFKHNVDVLLASMK; encoded by the coding sequence ATGAAACGTTTACCTATATTGCTGGCAGTCGCTGTTCTGCTGTCCAGCCCATTGGCAATGGCGAAGACTGTCAATGCCGTTGCCAGCTTTTCTATCCTCAGTGATATCGTCAAGCAAGTGGGGGGAGAGCACGTCAAAGTTAGCACGCTGGTAAGGCCAGGCGGCGATCCGCACAGCTTTGAACCTTCACCGCAGGACAGCAAGTTGTTGTCACAGGCTGACGTGGTGTTCGTCAGCGGCCTGGGGTTGGAAGGGTGGCTCGATCGTTTGGTTAGCGCTTCGGGTTATCAAGGACGGGTAATCATCGCTTCACAGGGGACTGACACGCGGCAGATGGAAGAAAACGGTAAGAAAATGACCGATCCTCACGCCTGGAATAGTATGAAAAATGGCGTTCAGTACGCCACTAATGTGATGAATGCGCTGATTGCTGCCGATCCGCAAGACGCCAACTATTTCCGCCAGCGAGGAACGGAGTATATTCAGCAGTTGCAAAAGCTGGATCTGTGGGCTAAAACGCAGTTTGCTGCGGTGCCGCCAGAGAAACGTAAGGTGCTAACCAGCCACGATGCTTTTGGTTACTTTGGGCATGAGTATGGTGTCACCTTCCTTGCCCCGGTTGGTTTTTCTACCGAAGCTGAAGCCAGTGCCAGCGACGTAGCCAGCTTGATTAAGCAGATCAAGCAGGAAAAGGTTAGCGCCTATTTTATTGAGAACCAAACTGACTCGCGCCTGGTAAAGCAAATTGCGGTTGCCACTGGGGCCAAGGCGGGTGGGGAGTTATATCCAGAGGCATTGTCTAGCGCACATGGCCCAGCAGCGACCTATGTGCAGGCATTCAAACATAATGTCGATGTGTTGCTCGCTAGCATGAAGTAA
- a CDS encoding metal ABC transporter permease, with translation MTLLHLLLDPFVSFGFMRRALVACLALSFSAAPLGIFLLLRRMSLVGDALSHAVLPGAAIGYLISGMSLVAMGVGGFIAGLAVAMLSGLVSRRTPLKEDASFAGFYLGSLALGVTLVSLRGSSVDLLHVLFGSILAVGTHAILMVGAIASFSLLALAVLYRALVIESFDVTFLRVSAPRWLALIHGLFLALVVINLVAGFQILGTLMSVGLMMLPAASARFWARNLPYMLAVAMGIGMLSSLIGLEWSYYASLPAGPAIVLSASMIFFVSILFGTCGGIYSCARR, from the coding sequence ATGACGCTGCTGCACCTGTTGCTTGATCCCTTCGTGTCCTTTGGTTTTATGCGTCGTGCGTTGGTGGCCTGTTTGGCGCTGTCGTTCAGTGCGGCACCGTTGGGGATTTTTCTATTGCTGCGGCGTATGAGTCTGGTTGGTGATGCGCTCTCTCATGCGGTATTGCCTGGTGCGGCGATAGGCTATCTGATTTCCGGCATGTCGCTGGTGGCGATGGGGGTGGGTGGGTTTATTGCTGGATTGGCCGTGGCGATGTTGTCCGGTTTGGTCAGCCGCCGCACGCCGTTAAAGGAAGATGCCAGCTTCGCCGGTTTTTACCTTGGCTCTCTGGCATTGGGAGTGACGCTGGTATCGTTGCGTGGTTCCAGCGTTGATCTGCTGCATGTGCTGTTTGGCTCGATTTTGGCGGTGGGAACTCATGCCATTCTGATGGTTGGTGCGATAGCCAGCTTTTCATTATTGGCGTTAGCGGTGCTGTATCGTGCGTTAGTGATTGAGTCTTTTGATGTTACTTTTCTGCGGGTCAGTGCACCGCGCTGGCTAGCGCTGATACATGGGCTGTTTCTGGCGCTGGTGGTGATCAATCTGGTGGCGGGTTTTCAAATCCTCGGCACTTTGATGTCGGTGGGGCTGATGATGCTGCCCGCTGCCAGTGCGCGTTTCTGGGCGCGTAATTTACCATATATGCTGGCGGTGGCGATGGGGATCGGTATGCTTTCCAGCCTGATTGGTCTGGAATGGTCGTATTACGCCTCGCTGCCTGCTGGCCCGGCGATTGTGCTGAGCGCCAGCATGATCTTTTTTGTTTCGATTCTATTTGGGACGTGCGGCGGGATCTACTCTTGCGCGCGCCGTTGA
- a CDS encoding metal ABC transporter ATP-binding protein yields MITLQQAEIGYGSVPLFSPLSGHFATGSLTAVVGVNGAGKSTLLKTLAGLQPLQGGSLHFSGNQPPRMAYLPQQTELDRQFPIRVSDLVAMGNWAKSGMFGGLSKCASRHIAEALECVGMTAMASRPVGELSGGQLQRVLFARLLVQQAPLILLDEPFTGIDSATTQLLVQVIEQLHRQGRTLIAVLHDMSLVTNHFPQVLLLTPQCCHWGDADRVLEHIPALNVASQPQCQMAVVS; encoded by the coding sequence ATGATCACGTTGCAACAGGCCGAGATCGGTTATGGCAGTGTACCGCTATTCTCACCGCTTAGTGGCCATTTTGCCACTGGCTCTCTGACGGCGGTCGTCGGGGTTAATGGCGCGGGCAAATCCACATTGCTAAAAACGCTGGCTGGGCTACAGCCCCTGCAAGGCGGTAGCCTGCATTTCAGTGGCAATCAACCGCCACGAATGGCCTACTTGCCGCAGCAGACGGAGCTGGATCGCCAGTTCCCGATACGGGTCAGCGATTTGGTCGCGATGGGAAACTGGGCGAAAAGTGGCATGTTCGGTGGGTTGAGCAAGTGTGCGTCGCGGCATATTGCCGAGGCACTAGAGTGCGTGGGTATGACCGCGATGGCGAGCAGACCGGTGGGGGAACTATCCGGTGGTCAGTTGCAACGGGTATTGTTTGCGCGCCTGTTGGTACAGCAGGCACCGCTGATTTTACTGGACGAACCTTTCACCGGTATCGACAGCGCTACCACCCAATTGTTGGTACAGGTTATTGAGCAACTGCACCGGCAGGGGAGGACGCTTATCGCCGTGCTGCACGATATGTCGCTGGTGACCAATCATTTCCCTCAGGTACTGCTGTTGACGCCGCAGTGTTGTCATTGGGGGGATGCTGATCGGGTTTTGGAACATATTCCAGCGTTGAATGTTGCCAGCCAACCTCAGTGCCAGATGGCGGTGGTGTCATGA